In Deinococcus puniceus, one genomic interval encodes:
- a CDS encoding macro domain-containing protein yields MPLELVQGDIAAQTTCAVVTAANKELMGGGGVDGVIHRAAGPELLRAIRPLGGTPTGTAVITPAFGLTKQGVQYIIHAVGPIWRGGQGDEADLLAGAYRHSLRLALENGCGSVAFPSISTGVYGYPVEKAAPVALAVVAETLVEHPDLTVRVVLYDVGNLHVFQRAWARLEGGETRPV; encoded by the coding sequence ATGCCGCTAGAACTCGTACAGGGCGATATTGCTGCACAAACCACCTGCGCTGTCGTCACTGCCGCCAACAAAGAACTGATGGGCGGGGGCGGCGTAGACGGCGTAATTCACCGCGCCGCCGGGCCAGAACTCTTACGGGCAATTCGGCCACTCGGCGGCACACCCACCGGAACGGCTGTGATTACCCCGGCGTTCGGCTTGACCAAGCAGGGCGTTCAGTACATCATTCACGCGGTTGGCCCCATTTGGCGCGGCGGGCAAGGGGACGAGGCTGACCTGTTGGCCGGAGCTTACCGCCACAGCCTGCGCCTCGCCCTAGAGAATGGCTGCGGCAGCGTGGCGTTCCCGTCCATCAGTACGGGCGTGTACGGCTATCCGGTGGAGAAAGCTGCGCCTGTGGCCCTCGCTGTCGTAGCCGAGACCTTGGTCGAGCATCCAGACCTGACGGTGCGCGTGGTGCTGTATGACGTGGGGAATCTGCACGTGTTTCAGCGGGCGTGGGCACGGTTGGAGGGTGGGGAGACTCGGCCTGTGTAG
- a CDS encoding MBL fold metallo-hydrolase RNA specificity domain-containing protein: MKMQSLGAACTVTGSMHLLTLDAAAGGTRQLLIDCGLFQGGEELEARNREPFPFDPRDLDAVILTHAHLDHVGRLPILIKQGFRGPVYCTAPTAALAETVLLDSARLQVEGYRQDVRRARRQGREDEVPPPLYEEEDVHRTVALLRPQLEFGETLRVADISITPQRAGHILGSAYLLIESAQGRLIMSGDLGNRESGLQLDFTPPPEADAVVIETTYANRTHRVWADTLTEFRDALRESVRLGGKILIPSFAIERAQTILYTLKELMDSGEVPRIPVFLDSPMAARATHEYFEFGDELIPPVRQALQNGEDPFRPSTLHVVPTAAESQRINRYDGPAIILAGNGMMTGGRIQHHLKHHLWKPSTSLVIVSYQSPSSLGGRIVAGTDSVRIMGEDVAVRAKVHTIGGFSAHADQDDLLAFLSTAGKPHVWLVHGEVEVMEAFVPVLEQEGMKGDIVPDRETVDLTGPGFPQGRPPGLPTPEGRDTQRSAGGE, translated from the coding sequence ATGAAAATGCAAAGTCTGGGCGCGGCCTGCACCGTTACGGGCAGCATGCACTTGCTGACGCTGGACGCGGCGGCAGGCGGCACGCGGCAACTCCTGATCGACTGTGGGTTGTTTCAGGGTGGCGAGGAATTAGAGGCCCGCAACCGCGAACCCTTCCCCTTCGATCCGCGTGATCTGGACGCCGTAATTTTGACCCACGCGCACCTGGATCATGTGGGCCGCCTGCCCATACTGATCAAGCAGGGGTTTCGGGGGCCGGTGTACTGCACGGCTCCCACCGCCGCCCTCGCCGAAACGGTGCTGTTGGATTCGGCCCGCTTGCAGGTCGAAGGCTACCGCCAGGACGTGCGCCGCGCCCGCAGACAGGGCCGCGAGGACGAAGTGCCGCCGCCGCTGTACGAGGAAGAAGACGTTCACCGCACGGTAGCGTTGCTGCGCCCACAGTTGGAATTTGGCGAAACCTTGCGCGTAGCCGATATCAGCATCACGCCGCAGCGGGCCGGGCACATTCTGGGCAGCGCGTATTTGCTCATCGAATCGGCGCAGGGCCGCCTGATCATGAGCGGCGACCTCGGCAACCGGGAAAGCGGGCTACAACTGGACTTTACGCCGCCCCCCGAAGCCGACGCGGTGGTGATAGAAACCACGTATGCCAACCGAACTCACCGGGTCTGGGCCGATACCCTCACCGAATTTAGGGATGCCCTGCGCGAAAGCGTGCGCTTGGGCGGCAAAATCCTGATTCCCAGCTTTGCCATAGAGCGGGCGCAGACCATTCTGTATACCCTCAAAGAGCTGATGGACAGCGGAGAAGTGCCGCGCATTCCGGTGTTTCTGGATTCCCCGATGGCGGCGCGGGCCACCCACGAATACTTCGAATTTGGCGACGAACTGATTCCCCCGGTGCGGCAGGCCCTGCAAAACGGCGAAGACCCCTTCCGGCCCAGTACGCTGCATGTGGTGCCTACCGCCGCCGAATCGCAGCGCATCAACCGCTACGATGGCCCCGCCATTATTTTGGCAGGCAACGGCATGATGACGGGCGGGCGCATCCAGCATCACCTCAAGCACCACCTCTGGAAACCCAGCACCAGCCTCGTCATCGTCAGTTATCAGTCACCCAGCAGCCTCGGCGGGCGCATTGTCGCGGGCACAGACTCGGTCAGGATTATGGGCGAAGACGTGGCGGTGCGGGCCAAAGTGCATACCATCGGCGGATTCAGCGCCCACGCCGATCAGGATGATCTGCTGGCCTTCCTGAGTACGGCAGGCAAGCCGCATGTCTGGCTGGTACACGGCGAAGTCGAGGTGATGGAGGCTTTTGTGCCCGTGCTGGAGCAAGAGGGCATGAAGGGAGACATCGTGCCTGACCGCGAAACTGTAGACCTGACTGGCCCCGGATTCCCGCAAGGCAGGCCGCCCGGATTGCCCACGCCGGAAGGCCGGGACACGCAACGCAGCGCAGGCGGCGAGTAG
- a CDS encoding universal stress protein, translating to MTHLEPSTPRSGFARIAVGIDFSPSSQHALDVARTRFPGADIRLLHVTDARVTATPDLMGGMTPSLPDSGLLQAMEHADAGRLNELLMDNEDAELLIGDPVTGLLDASQRWAADLLVVGTHAKGPLEHFFLGSTAEKLVARSPIPVLTVRLGR from the coding sequence ATGACCCACCTCGAACCCAGCACCCCCCGCAGTGGCTTTGCCCGAATCGCTGTCGGCATAGACTTTTCGCCGTCTTCCCAGCACGCGCTGGATGTGGCCCGCACCCGCTTTCCCGGCGCAGATATTCGCCTGCTGCACGTCACCGACGCCCGCGTGACCGCCACCCCTGACCTGATGGGCGGCATGACGCCTTCTCTGCCCGATTCCGGCCTGCTGCAAGCCATGGAACACGCCGACGCGGGTCGCCTGAACGAGCTGTTGATGGACAACGAAGACGCCGAATTGCTGATTGGTGATCCGGTGACGGGCCTGCTGGACGCCTCGCAACGCTGGGCCGCCGATTTACTGGTCGTAGGCACACACGCCAAAGGCCCGTTGGAACACTTCTTCTTGGGGAGTACGGCAGAAAAGCTGGTGGCGCGGAGTCCTATTCCGGTGTTGACGGTTCGGCTGGGGCGATAG
- a CDS encoding LptA/OstA family protein — protein sequence MKRLPAVGLGLTLMLGAALTWGVNAQTTAPTPPPPTPVQPTPAQPTQPAEPQPTETQPAPDTESAAQSENATLELVRKGDDGKERRIRIVRTGTTDETGIFTICSRQDDEPEDAPTLLVFSETGTGGIQITIDQNVIRVPLALVTQKDVPEGQEGSDGRIEASAGTARFLENPPEGKTDRLSRCAVEATSAPTQGTVRVTQGKTQLTGQKLVYDESDGIARIDGPIAFSRANDDGPLTGSSQRIEVDVDDEKTILVGNVVLTSKDGRVSKAGRVEYDDAANVARLIGTPEQPAESVQNGDILRAGVILYDLDRNEVVARKAAGGTITGEFQDGEAGTGTPAATPTEAPVRPTLPVNPP from the coding sequence ATGAAACGGCTTCCGGCAGTGGGCCTCGGCCTGACCCTGATGCTGGGGGCCGCCCTGACGTGGGGCGTCAATGCCCAAACGACGGCTCCAACGCCCCCACCGCCTACCCCAGTTCAACCTACCCCGGCTCAACCCACCCAGCCCGCCGAGCCTCAACCTACCGAGACCCAGCCCGCGCCTGACACCGAATCCGCCGCCCAATCCGAAAACGCCACCTTGGAACTAGTACGCAAGGGCGATGACGGCAAGGAACGCCGCATTCGCATCGTGCGAACCGGAACCACCGATGAAACGGGCATTTTTACCATCTGCTCGCGGCAAGACGATGAGCCGGAAGACGCGCCGACGTTGCTCGTATTTAGCGAGACAGGGACGGGCGGGATTCAGATCACCATCGACCAGAACGTGATCCGCGTGCCGCTGGCGTTGGTGACCCAGAAAGACGTACCGGAAGGGCAGGAAGGCAGTGACGGAAGAATTGAAGCCAGTGCCGGAACCGCCCGATTCCTTGAAAATCCGCCCGAAGGCAAAACAGACCGCCTGAGCCGCTGCGCCGTGGAAGCCACGTCCGCCCCCACGCAGGGCACGGTGCGGGTGACGCAGGGCAAAACCCAGCTGACCGGGCAAAAGCTGGTGTACGACGAATCGGACGGCATCGCCCGGATCGACGGCCCGATTGCCTTTTCCCGCGCCAACGATGACGGCCCTCTGACGGGCAGCAGCCAGCGGATAGAAGTTGATGTGGACGACGAAAAGACCATACTGGTAGGCAACGTGGTATTGACCAGCAAAGACGGGCGCGTGAGCAAAGCAGGCCGCGTGGAATACGACGACGCGGCAAATGTGGCCCGCCTGATCGGAACGCCGGAGCAACCCGCCGAAAGCGTGCAAAACGGCGATATTTTGCGTGCGGGAGTCATCTTGTACGACTTAGACCGAAATGAAGTCGTGGCCCGCAAAGCCGCTGGCGGAACCATCACGGGCGAGTTTCAGGACGGGGAGGCGGGAACAGGAACGCCAGCAGCAACACCCACAGAAGCTCCAGTCAGGCCGACTTTGCCAGTGAATCCGCCATAG
- a CDS encoding LptA/OstA family protein, whose translation MTNFTTKTAKLNRNLLLMGLLGVTLAAAQADTNKRIITIQGGPRGDLRNGPLTFSGNPVKATVSTLQIQASQAVLAAPAGTALIEAKGKRTANFTGTVQVTRGRLSAKGTALAYSESTGQGVLSGNASATFQPANKEDGDTVSITAGQMSLDVDNNVSTSTGNVGLSNGTQTGKADKLVFDEDRELAQLTGTPSLTRAAKGTQKALVMTGQEVRVLTKAKTLYVRGGVKLVQGTLTTTGDAVFYDDKKNVAYVVGNAVSVDSKSKVTVKAPASGYLEQRTDLARVRGLNSTYKIPAEQFKLRGEQ comes from the coding sequence ATGACCAACTTCACTACCAAGACCGCCAAACTGAACCGTAACCTGCTCTTGATGGGCCTGCTGGGCGTCACGCTGGCGGCGGCTCAGGCCGATACGAACAAGCGCATCATTACCATTCAGGGCGGGCCGCGCGGCGATCTGCGCAATGGGCCGCTGACCTTCAGTGGCAACCCTGTAAAAGCCACTGTGAGTACCCTGCAAATTCAGGCCAGTCAGGCGGTGTTGGCCGCGCCCGCCGGAACCGCGCTGATCGAGGCCAAGGGCAAGCGCACCGCCAATTTTACGGGTACGGTGCAGGTCACGCGGGGCCGCCTGAGCGCCAAGGGCACGGCACTGGCCTACAGCGAATCCACCGGGCAGGGCGTGCTGAGCGGCAATGCCAGCGCCACCTTTCAGCCTGCCAACAAAGAAGACGGCGACACGGTGAGCATTACGGCGGGCCAGATGAGCCTTGACGTAGACAACAACGTTTCGACGAGTACGGGCAACGTAGGCCTCAGCAACGGCACGCAAACGGGCAAGGCCGACAAACTGGTCTTTGACGAAGACCGCGAACTGGCCCAACTGACCGGCACCCCCAGCCTGACCCGCGCCGCCAAAGGCACCCAGAAGGCTTTGGTCATGACCGGACAGGAAGTGCGCGTGCTGACCAAAGCCAAAACTCTGTACGTGCGCGGCGGCGTGAAACTGGTGCAGGGCACGCTGACCACCACCGGCGACGCTGTGTTTTACGACGACAAAAAGAATGTGGCTTACGTGGTGGGCAACGCCGTGAGCGTAGACAGCAAGAGCAAAGTGACCGTGAAGGCCCCGGCCAGCGGCTACCTAGAGCAGCGTACCGACTTGGCCCGCGTGCGTGGTCTGAACAGCACTTACAAGATTCCCGCCGAGCAATTCAAGCTGCGCGGCGAGCAGTAA
- a CDS encoding TatD family hydrolase, with protein MIDTHCHLDYLDDPASARGELGLTGLVCIGASVQHARNAVKLAETLPGVWATVGIHPGDSAEDSPEARAELEALALHPRVVGIGESGLDDYWDDTQRPAQMAAFDWQLDLARRVGKPLVIHTRDKAGADSAHLGVMDMLRGWPDVSVILHCFSGHAGLLHFGLERGPHTYFGFAGNTTYKTAREIQAAAQNIPLGRMLLETDAPFLAPVPKRGKPNRPGYVRHTLEFIAALRDLDPDELERITDANAERVYGMYATPSAG; from the coding sequence GTGATCGACACCCACTGCCACCTCGACTACCTCGACGATCCCGCCTCGGCACGCGGCGAACTGGGCCTGACCGGACTGGTCTGCATCGGTGCGAGTGTGCAGCACGCCCGCAACGCGGTTAAACTGGCCGAAACCCTGCCCGGCGTGTGGGCCACCGTAGGCATTCATCCCGGCGACAGTGCCGAAGACAGCCCCGAAGCGCGGGCCGAACTGGAAGCGTTGGCCCTGCATCCCCGCGTGGTGGGTATAGGCGAAAGCGGGCTAGACGACTACTGGGACGACACGCAGCGGCCTGCGCAAATGGCGGCGTTCGACTGGCAACTGGACTTGGCGCGGCGCGTGGGCAAGCCGCTGGTGATTCATACCCGCGACAAGGCCGGGGCCGACTCTGCCCATCTGGGCGTGATGGACATGCTGAGAGGCTGGCCCGACGTGTCCGTGATCTTGCACTGCTTTAGCGGGCATGCGGGGCTGCTGCACTTTGGGCTGGAACGCGGCCCACACACCTACTTTGGCTTTGCGGGCAATACTACCTACAAAACGGCCCGCGAGATTCAGGCCGCCGCCCAAAATATTCCGCTGGGCCGCATGCTGCTGGAAACCGACGCGCCGTTTCTGGCCCCCGTGCCCAAGCGTGGCAAGCCCAACCGCCCCGGCTACGTGCGCCACACGCTGGAATTCATCGCGGCTCTGCGTGACCTAGACCCAGATGAACTGGAGCGAATCACCGACGCCAACGCCGAACGGGTGTATGGGATGTATGCCACCCCCTCCGCCGGATAG
- a CDS encoding acyl-CoA dehydrogenase family protein, producing the protein MFDEFQVNDLLAPDERLIRQSVRAYCDAELMPEIAEWWDSGDLPVKELMQQFGGMGLLGPTTPEQYGGAGVSYSAYGAMMYELERVDSGLRSAASVQGSLVMFPIFTYGDDEQRERYLPGLASGELIGCFGLTEPDGGSDPGAMRTRARLDGNEYVLNGSKMWITNSPAADLAVVWAKDDEGVIRGFIVPTDAPGFHAPKITRKMSLRASVTGEIVLEDCRIPAANLLPGSGGLKSPLSCLTSARFGIAWGALGALEAVLQTALDYTGSRTTFGKPIAGRQLVQDKLVRMATDHSTGLLLAWRLGQLKDAGRMNFAQVSMAKRNNVRVALTGARLARELLGGNGITTEYPVIRHMLNLETVDTYEGTHDIHTLIVGRHLTGVGALE; encoded by the coding sequence ATGTTCGACGAATTTCAAGTCAATGACCTGCTGGCCCCCGATGAACGCCTGATTCGCCAGAGTGTGCGGGCCTACTGCGACGCCGAACTGATGCCCGAAATTGCCGAGTGGTGGGACAGCGGCGACCTGCCTGTGAAGGAGCTGATGCAGCAGTTTGGCGGCATGGGCCTGCTGGGGCCGACCACGCCCGAACAGTACGGCGGCGCGGGCGTCAGCTACAGCGCTTACGGCGCGATGATGTACGAGCTGGAGCGGGTAGACAGCGGCCTGCGGAGTGCGGCCAGCGTGCAGGGCAGCCTTGTGATGTTCCCCATTTTTACCTATGGCGACGATGAACAGCGCGAACGCTATCTGCCGGGGCTGGCGTCCGGTGAACTGATCGGCTGCTTTGGCCTCACGGAACCCGACGGCGGCAGCGACCCCGGCGCGATGCGAACCCGTGCGCGGCTGGACGGCAACGAGTACGTGCTGAACGGCTCCAAAATGTGGATCACCAATTCGCCCGCCGCAGATTTGGCGGTGGTGTGGGCCAAAGACGATGAGGGCGTCATTCGCGGGTTTATCGTGCCCACCGATGCGCCGGGGTTTCATGCCCCCAAAATTACCCGCAAGATGAGCCTGCGGGCCAGCGTGACCGGGGAAATCGTGCTGGAAGATTGCCGAATTCCGGCGGCAAACCTGCTTCCCGGCAGCGGCGGCCTGAAATCCCCGTTGTCTTGCCTCACTTCGGCCCGGTTCGGCATTGCTTGGGGCGCACTGGGCGCACTGGAAGCCGTGCTGCAAACCGCGCTGGACTACACGGGCAGCCGCACCACCTTCGGCAAACCCATTGCCGGACGCCAACTGGTGCAGGACAAACTGGTACGCATGGCAACCGATCACAGCACGGGCCTGCTGCTGGCATGGCGCTTGGGCCAACTGAAAGACGCGGGCCGCATGAACTTTGCACAGGTCAGCATGGCGAAGCGGAACAACGTGCGCGTGGCCCTGACGGGCGCTCGCCTTGCCCGCGAACTGCTGGGCGGCAACGGAATTACCACCGAATATCCAGTCATTCGCCACATGTTGAACCTAGAAACAGTGGACACCTACGAAGGCACGCACGACATTCACACGCTGATTGTGGGGCGGCATCTGACGGGAGTGGGAGCGCTGGAGTAA
- a CDS encoding magnesium transporter CorA family protein: protein MIQAKRLDGSPFEWAGETQDLWLDVQDVTDGELAALRAAFPMNKLALEDALEQGHWTRAEQYPEHTFITVRSFVKPEEPDEFTERLSAFIYPSAVVTLSTHGTHALRQVWPLVGRESVNTAQEITYELLDHTADTFFTLADTLEGRSETLEERVFRSQRQNPVAAIFDLKRLLAQARRLATDGREATALLGRHAEGTPADLVRYRDAQDSFSRASNRLDSLRDSLTNLLSLHLSLQSQRMNEVMRTLTAVSVIFLPLTFLAGVWGMNFEQMPELPWKYGYAMAWASFALVGGALAFYFKRRGWW from the coding sequence ATGATTCAAGCCAAGCGGCTGGACGGCAGCCCGTTCGAGTGGGCCGGAGAAACGCAGGATCTCTGGCTGGATGTGCAGGACGTGACCGATGGCGAACTCGCCGCACTGAGGGCCGCCTTCCCGATGAACAAATTGGCCCTCGAAGACGCGCTGGAACAGGGCCACTGGACTCGCGCCGAACAGTATCCCGAACACACTTTCATCACGGTGCGGAGCTTCGTAAAGCCCGAAGAACCCGACGAATTCACCGAGCGCCTGAGTGCGTTTATTTATCCCAGCGCCGTCGTGACCCTCAGTACGCACGGCACGCACGCCCTGCGGCAGGTGTGGCCTCTCGTGGGCCGCGAGAGTGTGAACACGGCGCAGGAAATCACCTATGAACTGCTGGATCACACCGCCGATACGTTTTTTACGCTGGCCGACACCTTGGAGGGCCGCAGTGAAACCCTAGAAGAACGGGTTTTCAGGAGCCAGAGGCAAAACCCGGTGGCCGCCATTTTTGACCTGAAACGCCTGCTGGCACAGGCCCGCCGCCTCGCCACCGATGGCCGCGAAGCCACCGCGCTGCTGGGCAGGCACGCCGAGGGCACCCCCGCCGATCTGGTGCGCTACCGCGACGCCCAAGACAGTTTTTCGCGGGCCAGCAACCGCCTAGACAGCTTGCGCGACAGCTTGACCAACCTGCTATCGCTGCACCTGAGCCTGCAAAGCCAGCGCATGAACGAGGTCATGAGAACCCTGACCGCCGTGAGCGTCATCTTTTTGCCCCTGACTTTCTTGGCGGGCGTGTGGGGCATGAACTTCGAGCAGATGCCGGAATTGCCGTGGAAATACGGTTACGCGATGGCGTGGGCCAGCTTCGCGCTGGTAGGCGGGGCGCTGGCGTTTTACTTCAAGCGGCGGGGCTGGTGGTGA
- the crcB gene encoding fluoride efflux transporter CrcB has product MNTWAWVALGGAVGAVARYGVALAFAPLAARAGFPLGILVINVLGSFLLGLTVALVGRGVWPEVARLAFGTGVLGAFTTFSTFSVDVDELLGRGAGAAALAYALGSVLLGVLAAVAGRVLGGRL; this is encoded by the coding sequence ATGAACACATGGGCTTGGGTGGCACTCGGCGGCGCGGTGGGCGCGGTGGCCCGCTACGGCGTGGCGTTGGCCTTCGCGCCATTGGCTGCCCGCGCAGGCTTTCCGCTGGGCATTCTGGTCATCAATGTGCTGGGATCGTTCCTGCTGGGCCTCACGGTGGCCCTCGTCGGGCGCGGCGTCTGGCCCGAAGTGGCGCGGCTGGCCTTCGGAACAGGCGTGCTGGGGGCATTTACCACCTTCAGCACCTTTAGCGTAGATGTGGATGAATTGCTGGGGCGCGGGGCAGGTGCGGCGGCGTTGGCCTACGCGCTGGGCAGCGTGCTATTGGGCGTATTGGCGGCAGTGGCGGGGCGGGTGTTGGGGGGCAGGCTGTAA